The following nucleotide sequence is from Manis pentadactyla isolate mManPen7 chromosome 13, mManPen7.hap1, whole genome shotgun sequence.
GAGGGGGCTTTGAACTTGTCTGGTCTCAAAGATGTTTCCCCAGCCCGGGAACATCCAGGAACCTAGTAGGCTCTTAATAATGTTCCCTTCTTGCCTGCTTGGTCTCTGACCTTCCCAAGGACAAGGCAGTGTCTCCCTCGGTGTTCCCAGTCACACTGACCTACGTGTGCCACACGGTCCCCCCCACGGAGCGCGGCCTTACCTGCTGGTGGGGGTACTGCTGCAGGTAGCTGGGAGCGGAGAACCTGCCCTGGAGCCCAGTCAGGTTCCCCCCACACCCTGTGGAGAGGCCGAGGGCACATGAGTTTGCCGGGTCTCCGCCTTCCCGACAGGGCCCACAGTGCCCACTGGGAAGAGTCTTGGCCAGGCCCTTGGGGAACCAAGTTCCGGGCTGGAAGAATGACCAGGCAGGTTTGGGGCGGGGCCAGAGCTGGGGAGCCCAAGCTCAACGGGGGTCAGAGGGCTGAAGCCAGTTCCCTCCCGGGCCTGGTGGGGCCCGTACCCGCAGACTCGGCCCTGCAGCCGCTCTCGTCGCTGCCGTCCGCGCAGTTGGTAAAACCGTCACACACCGAGTCCGGGAGCAGGCAGGCGAGCTGGTCGCAGGGGAACTCGTCGTGAGCACAGCTCCCTGGGGGCGGGCATCGCCGTTCAGAGACCCCCAGACCTCCACCCCTTTGGGAGTGTCTGAGGGGAGTGGGGTGGACACTTGGCAGGGAGTTGGGGGCACGGTGGGAGAGCACCCACCGTGCCCAGGAGCCACAGCCTGGTACCGGGCCTGGAAACCGAATCCTTGCACACTGCTGTCGGAGACGAAGGCCACGCGGAGGTGGCTGGTGTTGGTGTTGAGTGTGGGGGGAGGCACCCTCCCACACACTCTGCAAGAAGCCAGTTGGGGGCGGTGGAGGCACCGAGCTCAGGGCCAGCCAAGTGGAGCCTGCCCATGCCCTGCAGTGCCTCTTCCTCAAGCCCTGACCTGGTGATGCTGGGTCAAAAAGGCTCCCTTCGTTCCCAGGGGAGCTTCAACCTTCCCAGCACCTGTGCAGCCATCCCTGCAGCATTTATACACGGGGAAGATAGGTGggagctccattttacagatttggAAACTGAGGTCAGAGAGAAGTGCCCTTCCCAAGGTCATCCAGGAAGATGGTGGGCCCAGAGGTCAAGTCTCTCAGTTTCCTCCCAGTTCAGCCCTTCCCACTACAGCTCCCTCGTTCTGCCCTCCAGACAGTGGTTCAGAACAGGGGTGGATCTCCTGGGGGCAGAGGGACCTACCGGAGAAGGGGGCCTTCTGGTTCGGGGGAGATTTCCAAGCGGTCAAAAAGACAGGAGGCCACACTCTCCATGCTGAGAGCTTCAATCTTGAGCTGTATTGCATGGTCTGTGGCCACCTGGATATGCCACACGCAGTGAGCATTGGGTGGGTAAGGGTCTGGGTAGTTGGGGCTGCTGAGGAAGCCCCTTGGGCCAGGAAGGAGGCCCCCACAGGCTGCAGAGATGGAGGTTACAGTTCAGAGGTTAAAAGGAGAGAGACCCTTTCATTTCATAGGCACCTCTTCCTGGCCCCCCGCTCCTGCCAGCTCAGACCTTTCTCCAGGAAGATCTGCCTTGAGTACTCACTGGACTGTGGTGTGGGGCTCATGCCTGCCTCCTGCTGTCCTTTAGGGCTCCCAGTTGCCTGCGGGGCAGTGGTGGTGAGGCCGTGGGCAGGCAGCGGATGATAGGAGGCCCTGGATGGCGGGGTAGCCTGCAACTCTTGGGGTGGGATGACGGGAGTGGAATTCAGAGGAGCTGGGTCCTTGGTGGTGGACGGACAGAGCAGCTCCTGGAGTCCCATTCTGAAGCCCTTCTCCCAGGCAGAGCCCGGATACTTACGGGCCAGGATGATGGCCACCAGAAGCCcgagcagcaggagcagcaggctgGCCAGCAGGAGGACACACAGCCAGGAGAAGTGGCAGTCTGGCTGCAGCCCTCGGGGACGCCGACCTGTGGGTGGAATTTTGAGAGCCCCTTCCCTTGGGCGTCCCTCACGCTGCTCTCAGCCCCTGggcctctctctcctgctcccaggTCACCCCTGAGATGGTTACCGTGCCAGGGAGCTCGGGTGCTGCAGCTGGCATCCTCCTGGAAGACCGGGGTGGAGCAAGTTGGCCCTGACTCGGGCTCAAATGCAGGGTTGCAGAACTCACTCTGAAAGGGAGAGAGTTGAGGACCGAAGGCCCGTGGCAACACTGCTGGGCAGGTGTGTCCACTGGGCACTGCCAGCCCTGGGCAGGCATCTGGGGCTTGAGCAGGTGGTCCTGGTGACCCTTACCTTGCTCAGCTCTGTCGCCTCCACACAGAGGATGATATCTGAGCAGTCCTTCATGGCTCAAGGCTCTGCATGGCTTTCTGGATTCCCTGTGACAGTCTAAGACCCCCGAAGGCCCACTCCCTGACCCCAAACCCCCTATCAAAGGGCAGCCTCTGCTCCCTGAGGGAACAGGCTGCTCTTGGCAGACGGGTTCTGGCTACTGGCTGCTTTGTGTGGGGGAAGGGGTAGCAGCCAGAAGGAATTCGCAAAGGCATGAAATAGTCCCTTAATCCAGCTCAGCTGAGGATGCTGAGGTCAAGACCCTGGCGCAGGGCAGCGGTCCTTAAAGGCACAGGCAAGTGGCTGAGACCATCCACAGAAGAAACTAGGTGCTtggggcagggtgtgtgtgtgattagGGGAGCTGGGTGCCCCGTTTTCCTAACCTCTCCCAA
It contains:
- the MFRP gene encoding membrane frizzled-related protein isoform X3, which translates into the protein MKDCSDIILCVEATELSKSEFCNPAFEPESGPTCSTPVFQEDASCSTRAPWHGRRPRGLQPDCHFSWLCVLLLASLLLLLLGLLVAIILARKYPGSAWEKGFRMGLQELLCPSTTKDPAPLNSTPVIPPQELQATPPSRASYHPLPAHGLTTTAPQATGSPKGQQEAGMSPTPQSTCGGLLPGPRGFLSSPNYPDPYPPNAHCVWHIQVATDHAIQLKIEALSMESVASCLFDRLEISPEPEGPLLRVCGRVPPPTLNTNTSHLRVAFVSDSSVQGFGFQARYQAVAPGHGSCAHDEFPCDQLACLLPDSVCDGFTNCADGSDESGCRAESAGCGGNLTGLQGRFSAPSYLQQYPHQQLCTWHISVPAGHGIELQFHDFSLEAQHECKSDYVEVYETIDSGALGLLGRFCGAEPPPRLVSSHHQLAVLFRTDHGISSGGFSATYQALNATDNSCGPGVFSCQDGGCKSLQWMCDAWRDCTDNSADNCSSPWLPAPEPNKSALLPEFPEAPLRAACAPLHPARQCPSPLPFRLPGGRAPVPVWPGTTGHPVALQLQQAA
- the MFRP gene encoding membrane frizzled-related protein isoform X1, whose amino-acid sequence is MKDCSDIILCVEATELSKSEFCNPAFEPESGPTCSTPVFQEDASCSTRAPWHGRRPRGLQPDCHFSWLCVLLLASLLLLLLGLLVAIILARKYPGSAWEKGFRMGLQELLCPSTTKDPAPLNSTPVIPPQELQATPPSRASYHPLPAHGLTTTAPQATGSPKGQQEAGMSPTPQSTCGGLLPGPRGFLSSPNYPDPYPPNAHCVWHIQVATDHAIQLKIEALSMESVASCLFDRLEISPEPEGPLLRVCGRVPPPTLNTNTSHLRVAFVSDSSVQGFGFQARYQAVAPGHGSCAHDEFPCDQLACLLPDSVCDGFTNCADGSDESGCRAESAGCGGNLTGLQGRFSAPSYLQQYPHQQLCTWHISVPAGHGIELQFHDFSLEAQHECKSDYVEVYETIDSGALGLLGRFCGAEPPPRLVSSHHQLAVLFRTDHGISSGGFSATYQALNATDNSCGPGVFSCQDGGCKSLQWMCDAWRDCTDNSADNCSSPWLPAPELACEPVQVEMCIGLSYNTTAFPNIWVGMATQEEVVEVLRGYKSLTSLPCYQNFRRLLCGLLVPHCTPLGSVLLPCRSVCQEAERQCQSGLALLGTPWPFNCNRLPEAAGLEACAHP
- the MFRP gene encoding membrane frizzled-related protein isoform X2, whose protein sequence is MKDCSDIILCVEATELSKSEFCNPAFEPESGPTCSTPVFQEDASCSTRAPWHGRRPRGLQPDCHFSWLCVLLLASLLLLLLGLLVAIILAQLQATPPSRASYHPLPAHGLTTTAPQATGSPKGQQEAGMSPTPQSTCGGLLPGPRGFLSSPNYPDPYPPNAHCVWHIQVATDHAIQLKIEALSMESVASCLFDRLEISPEPEGPLLRVCGRVPPPTLNTNTSHLRVAFVSDSSVQGFGFQARYQAVAPGHGSCAHDEFPCDQLACLLPDSVCDGFTNCADGSDESGCRAESAGCGGNLTGLQGRFSAPSYLQQYPHQQLCTWHISVPAGHGIELQFHDFSLEAQHECKSDYVEVYETIDSGALGLLGRFCGAEPPPRLVSSHHQLAVLFRTDHGISSGGFSATYQALNATDNSCGPGVFSCQDGGCKSLQWMCDAWRDCTDNSADNCSSPWLPAPELACEPVQVEMCIGLSYNTTAFPNIWVGMATQEEVVEVLRGYKSLTSLPCYQNFRRLLCGLLVPHCTPLGSVLLPCRSVCQEAERQCQSGLALLGTPWPFNCNRLPEAAGLEACAHP